In Salinirussus salinus, the following proteins share a genomic window:
- a CDS encoding DUF5785 family protein: MDWPHNPDGEEGSEGRRKYGHAVLAKKIDEDEDFPLTAEEYVDAYGDHPVRIDYERVVSVEDIFEHVEEDEFSDFPEFHKALGRALREADYWPYRLEHA; the protein is encoded by the coding sequence ATGGACTGGCCGCACAACCCCGACGGCGAGGAGGGAAGCGAAGGGCGGCGCAAGTACGGCCACGCCGTCCTCGCGAAGAAGATCGACGAAGATGAGGACTTCCCGCTGACCGCAGAGGAGTACGTCGACGCCTACGGCGACCATCCGGTCCGGATCGACTACGAGCGGGTCGTCAGCGTCGAGGATATCTTCGAACACGTCGAGGAAGACGAGTTCTCGGACTTCCCCGAGTTCCACAAGGCCCTCGGCCGGGCGCTCCGGGAGGCCGACTACTGGCCCTACCGCCTCGAACACGCCTGA
- a CDS encoding winged helix-turn-helix domain-containing protein, protein MDDVLWYVLASSRGGPTRVRLLQALEERPRNANELATELDLDYTTVRHHLDVLMDNNILRRSGDEYAAVYLFTEQVEAHWETVEEVVETVDATE, encoded by the coding sequence ATGGACGACGTGCTCTGGTACGTGCTGGCCAGTTCCCGCGGCGGGCCGACCAGAGTCCGTCTTCTGCAGGCGCTCGAGGAGCGGCCGCGGAACGCGAACGAGCTCGCGACGGAACTCGACCTCGACTACACGACTGTCCGTCACCACCTGGACGTCCTGATGGACAACAACATCCTCCGGCGGTCCGGCGATGAGTACGCGGCGGTCTACCTGTTCACCGAGCAGGTCGAGGCCCACTGGGAGACCGTCGAGGAGGTCGTCGAGACCGTCGATGCCACGGAGTGA
- a CDS encoding CBS domain-containing protein → MNRDVTVREVANREFVGVSESDDLLGTVELMVGEGADTALVVQGAEPVGILTDRAVLELLAAEGGVDGAVVGDAMEPTVPTIESQATIEEAADRMSAEGTRRMVVTDAGETVGMLTEHDLFATRPLAADGPEAGLAHPAGEAETALAADSETGVESGAGEGFEEQSICEGCGTLTGDLVAFNGQLLCGDCRDI, encoded by the coding sequence ATGAACAGGGACGTGACGGTCAGGGAGGTCGCGAACCGGGAGTTCGTGGGCGTCAGCGAGTCGGACGACCTCTTGGGGACGGTCGAGCTGATGGTCGGGGAAGGCGCGGACACCGCGCTCGTCGTCCAGGGGGCCGAGCCCGTGGGCATCCTGACCGACCGCGCCGTCCTCGAGTTGCTCGCCGCCGAGGGCGGGGTCGACGGCGCGGTCGTCGGCGACGCGATGGAGCCGACCGTCCCGACGATCGAGTCCCAGGCCACCATCGAGGAGGCCGCCGACCGGATGTCCGCTGAGGGGACCCGCCGGATGGTGGTCACGGACGCCGGCGAGACGGTCGGCATGCTCACCGAACACGACCTCTTCGCCACGCGGCCGCTGGCAGCGGACGGCCCCGAGGCCGGACTGGCCCACCCGGCGGGGGAGGCCGAAACCGCGCTCGCCGCCGACTCGGAGACCGGCGTCGAGAGCGGGGCCGGCGAGGGGTTCGAGGAACAGAGCATCTGCGAGGGGTGTGGGACGCTGACCGGCGACCTGGTGGCCTTCAATGGCCAGCTGCTCTGTGGCGACTGCCGGGACATATAG
- a CDS encoding quinone oxidoreductase family protein, with protein MRAVRYHEHGDPDVFQVDEVPRPSPAPDEVLVEMRAASVNPVDLLVRSGLYGDVSLPSVPGGDGAGVVAAAGEKVEALTEGDRVVVSGMDRSAGGTFAEYAAVPGTKVAALPESVPFEVAGAVGNVGATAWTALAEVAGIQPGDRVLVHGGAGGVGHAAVQVAASAGADVVATAGSEAARARVEELGASVALDYDSDSLAAEVLEATGGAGVETVLDHRLEEYLELDLEVLAEGGQVVSLMGNVPEASALPFYAKEVTLQALRMDNHPVRTPMLERVLRLVERGDLTPVVADTYDFAEVEQAHRDLSEGGYVGKLVVAP; from the coding sequence ATGCGAGCAGTCCGCTACCACGAGCACGGCGACCCGGACGTCTTCCAAGTCGACGAGGTGCCCCGGCCGTCGCCCGCCCCCGACGAGGTGCTGGTCGAGATGCGGGCCGCGAGCGTCAACCCGGTCGACCTCCTGGTCCGCTCCGGTCTCTACGGCGACGTCTCCCTCCCGTCGGTCCCGGGCGGCGACGGGGCCGGGGTCGTCGCAGCGGCGGGCGAGAAGGTGGAAGCCCTTACGGAGGGCGACCGGGTTGTCGTGTCGGGCATGGACCGGTCGGCGGGCGGCACGTTCGCGGAGTACGCCGCGGTTCCGGGGACGAAGGTCGCGGCGCTTCCCGAGAGCGTCCCCTTCGAGGTCGCCGGCGCGGTCGGGAACGTCGGCGCGACCGCCTGGACGGCCCTGGCGGAGGTCGCCGGCATCCAGCCGGGGGACAGGGTGCTCGTCCACGGCGGCGCTGGCGGCGTCGGCCACGCCGCGGTCCAGGTCGCCGCCAGCGCCGGGGCCGACGTGGTCGCAACCGCGGGCAGCGAGGCCGCGCGTGCGCGGGTCGAGGAACTCGGTGCGAGCGTGGCGCTGGACTACGACAGCGACTCGCTGGCCGCGGAGGTACTCGAGGCGACGGGCGGGGCGGGCGTCGAGACCGTCCTCGACCACCGCCTCGAGGAGTACCTCGAACTCGACCTGGAAGTGCTCGCCGAGGGCGGCCAGGTCGTCAGCCTCATGGGGAACGTCCCGGAGGCGAGCGCGCTCCCCTTCTACGCCAAGGAGGTGACGCTGCAGGCGCTCCGGATGGATAACCATCCGGTGCGGACGCCGATGCTTGAACGGGTGCTCCGGCTGGTCGAGCGCGGCGACCTGACGCCGGTAGTCGCGGACACCTACGACTTCGCGGAGGTCGAGCAGGCCCACCGCGACCTCTCCGAGGGCGGCTACGTCGGCAAGCTTGTCGTCGCGCCGTAG
- a CDS encoding GNAT family N-acetyltransferase — translation MVTIETPDADLAETVTDLWVALATGQREYGSHILAEENRARIREQILRHTVDDTLLVARDGGVVGFATVEREGGPYAQSGARGLVTNLYVRPAFRGEGVGSELLAAAEDRLRELGVDTVALEVMADNEGARRFYRRAGYEPHRLTLEKPVESDTHSRGDE, via the coding sequence GTGGTCACCATCGAGACCCCCGACGCCGACCTCGCCGAGACTGTCACAGACCTCTGGGTCGCGCTGGCGACCGGGCAACGCGAGTACGGCTCGCACATCCTGGCCGAGGAAAACCGGGCACGCATCCGCGAGCAGATCCTCCGGCACACCGTCGACGACACCCTGCTCGTGGCCCGCGACGGCGGTGTGGTCGGGTTCGCCACCGTCGAGCGCGAGGGGGGCCCCTACGCCCAGAGCGGCGCCAGGGGACTCGTCACGAACCTCTACGTCCGCCCGGCGTTCCGCGGGGAAGGGGTCGGGTCGGAACTGCTCGCTGCCGCCGAGGACCGGCTCCGGGAACTGGGGGTCGACACCGTCGCGCTGGAGGTGATGGCAGACAACGAGGGAGCCCGGCGGTTCTACCGGCGTGCGGGCTACGAGCCCCACCGGCTGACGCTGGAGAAGCCAGTCGAAAGCGATACGCACTCAAGGGGTGACGAGTAA
- a CDS encoding helix-turn-helix domain-containing protein — MKHIRVTVRPDLDRSPGFVAYLLDSPDVEEARAVDWNRADPATTTHLYAVDGDVAGFRDAATDTPGVESVALSAVDAARSYALLDVRDDVVPMFGVVEEALARAGLVVRRPLVYRDGRIHGHVVGDSGALQAVLDEAPDAMDVTLEEVGRFPSARANPASDLSDRQWEALETAVDLGYYNQPRATTHEEIAAELGCAPNTASEHLQKAEAKLINAVVESVPAGH; from the coding sequence ATGAAACACATCCGTGTCACGGTACGGCCGGACCTCGACCGGTCCCCGGGGTTCGTCGCGTACCTCCTCGATTCGCCGGACGTGGAGGAAGCACGGGCGGTGGACTGGAACCGGGCGGACCCGGCGACGACGACACACCTGTACGCGGTCGACGGCGACGTCGCCGGATTCAGGGACGCAGCGACGGATACGCCGGGTGTCGAGTCCGTGGCGCTGTCGGCGGTCGACGCGGCTCGCTCGTACGCGCTGCTCGACGTGCGCGACGACGTCGTGCCGATGTTCGGGGTCGTCGAGGAGGCGCTCGCCCGGGCCGGGCTGGTCGTTCGGCGACCCTTGGTCTACCGGGACGGGCGGATCCACGGACACGTGGTCGGTGACTCCGGAGCGCTCCAGGCGGTACTCGACGAGGCGCCGGACGCGATGGACGTCACGCTCGAGGAGGTCGGCCGGTTCCCCAGCGCCCGCGCGAACCCGGCCTCGGACCTGAGCGACAGGCAGTGGGAGGCTCTCGAGACGGCGGTCGACTTGGGCTACTACAACCAGCCCCGGGCGACCACCCACGAGGAGATCGCCGCAGAGCTCGGCTGTGCGCCGAACACGGCGAGCGAACACCTCCAGAAGGCCGAAGCGAAACTGATCAACGCGGTCGTCGAAAGCGTGCCGGCGGGGCACTGA
- a CDS encoding DUF7344 domain-containing protein, with the protein MATEHPQASDRLPERVVADLLSSDRRRRLLTCLEEHGGCLPVTDLAAAVAAREADVESEAVDPERHRTVREEIYERHLPKLTATGVVEFDSMRGTVTLTGYGLAEAGR; encoded by the coding sequence ATGGCAACCGAACACCCCCAGGCGAGTGACCGGCTGCCCGAGCGGGTGGTGGCCGACCTGCTCTCCTCGGACCGACGGCGACGGCTGCTGACCTGTCTGGAGGAACACGGGGGCTGTCTGCCCGTGACAGACCTCGCGGCGGCCGTCGCGGCCCGGGAGGCTGACGTGGAGTCGGAGGCAGTCGACCCCGAACGACACCGGACGGTCCGGGAGGAGATCTACGAGCGCCACCTGCCGAAGCTGACGGCGACCGGCGTGGTCGAGTTCGACTCGATGCGTGGGACCGTCACGCTGACGGGATACGGTCTCGCGGAGGCCGGGAGATAG
- a CDS encoding COG4315 family predicted lipoprotein, producing the protein MRPTRRAVLGAAVTVGIAGCLGGPGDGDGESGDSGGMTPAGTDEGSRTATGSPVVSTATDGSATVQVRMHERLGPLLAGPDGLTLYMFDRDTQEADASACSGGCADVWPPLTADGTPTRGEDVTATVGSFERASGDRQVTAGGWPLYYYASDGTPGDAAGQGVNDVWWVLDPAGTPVRPTATETAGPGETTDGGSVGY; encoded by the coding sequence ATGCGACCGACACGACGGGCGGTCCTGGGCGCAGCGGTCACAGTCGGCATCGCGGGCTGTCTCGGAGGCCCCGGCGACGGTGACGGTGAGAGCGGCGACAGTGGAGGAATGACGCCGGCCGGGACGGACGAAGGGAGCAGGACGGCCACGGGCTCCCCGGTAGTCTCGACGGCAACGGACGGGTCCGCGACGGTGCAAGTCCGGATGCACGAGAGGCTTGGTCCGCTCCTCGCCGGCCCCGACGGGCTGACGCTGTACATGTTCGACCGGGATACACAGGAGGCGGACGCGAGCGCGTGCTCCGGTGGCTGTGCCGACGTCTGGCCGCCGCTGACCGCGGACGGCACCCCGACCCGAGGGGAGGACGTGACTGCGACGGTGGGCTCCTTCGAGCGGGCGAGCGGCGACCGGCAGGTGACGGCCGGCGGCTGGCCGCTCTACTACTACGCCTCTGACGGGACGCCGGGCGACGCGGCCGGCCAGGGGGTTAACGACGTCTGGTGGGTCCTCGACCCCGCCGGCACGCCCGTGCGGCCGACCGCGA